One Anaerohalosphaeraceae bacterium DNA segment encodes these proteins:
- a CDS encoding GldG family protein, with protein sequence MNRTIRLIVVVLLILVIAVSAVQIVQRLFGSWRIDVTQEKLYTLSEGTKNILQALQQPLTLRLYYTKTATLSAPDQIRFFNAYYEYVRALLEEYVRYSNGKIKLEIIDPRPYSQEELAAIRYGLKRFSITEEESFFFGLVAQTELGVTKTIPFFSPERENFIEYDITYLIDTAVNPPKTRVGILSSLPVMGDDVSGYMAAMMRMQGQRPRGPWGLVRQLRELYAEVRSIPTDTEEIRDVDLLLVIHPKDLSAKTRYAIDQYILKGGRAVIALDPFSVVDRPDPAMMQYGMEHKAASSLDDLLAAWGLEMPANTFAGDRMLAGVGSPSPNERPIKIIPYQKLTAAYGCFNKNVPMTAALNEVTFWFPGVLKKKTDSSNLPADLELVPLMMTTKQGNSWTISHPFELRNPDYADILRRFRDGTEEQVLAYRVTGTLRSAFPDGPPKEDNQEKNGEEEKQESASEETKPASEHLSEARQPTAVVVVADVDFLSDVLAYQETIFGLAVVGNNAAFVLNALEELSGSTDLIRLRSRGGYKRPFTRVDRIERAAEEKTAEEEARIMAEIKGFETQLNEKLRALESKERELINKTILEEKKEIELKLHQAEMRLRDVKMKKVADKEALKNRIRNFCTLPGPLAVLTAAVVLAVYRSLKRRYSIQHMREP encoded by the coding sequence ATGAATCGAACCATACGTCTGATTGTCGTCGTATTGTTGATTCTGGTCATTGCCGTGTCGGCTGTTCAGATTGTCCAGCGGCTCTTCGGGAGCTGGCGGATTGATGTGACCCAGGAAAAACTGTACACCCTTTCGGAAGGCACGAAAAATATCCTGCAGGCCCTGCAGCAGCCGCTGACCCTTCGGCTTTATTACACCAAAACAGCCACCCTCAGCGCTCCGGACCAGATTCGCTTTTTCAATGCTTATTATGAATATGTCCGGGCTCTTCTGGAGGAATATGTTCGCTATTCCAACGGGAAAATTAAGCTGGAAATTATTGATCCCCGTCCCTATTCCCAGGAAGAGCTGGCGGCTATCCGCTACGGACTGAAGCGGTTTTCGATTACCGAAGAGGAAAGCTTCTTCTTCGGTCTGGTAGCCCAAACGGAACTGGGAGTGACCAAGACGATCCCGTTTTTCAGTCCCGAACGGGAGAATTTTATCGAATATGATATCACCTATCTGATTGATACGGCCGTCAACCCGCCGAAGACACGTGTGGGCATTCTCAGCTCGCTGCCCGTGATGGGGGATGATGTGTCCGGGTATATGGCGGCGATGATGCGGATGCAGGGACAGCGGCCGCGCGGGCCCTGGGGCCTGGTCCGGCAGCTGCGGGAGTTGTATGCGGAAGTGCGGTCCATTCCGACGGATACGGAAGAAATCCGAGATGTGGACCTGCTGCTGGTGATTCACCCCAAGGACCTTTCCGCGAAAACCCGGTATGCCATTGACCAGTATATTCTCAAAGGCGGGCGGGCCGTCATTGCATTGGACCCGTTTTCCGTGGTGGACCGGCCGGACCCGGCGATGATGCAGTACGGAATGGAGCACAAAGCCGCCTCCTCGCTGGATGATTTGCTGGCGGCCTGGGGGCTGGAGATGCCCGCCAATACGTTTGCCGGCGACCGCATGCTGGCCGGAGTCGGGTCTCCGTCGCCGAATGAACGCCCGATTAAGATCATTCCGTATCAGAAACTGACGGCGGCCTACGGATGTTTTAACAAGAATGTGCCGATGACGGCGGCTCTGAATGAGGTGACGTTCTGGTTTCCGGGGGTTTTGAAGAAAAAGACGGATTCATCCAATCTGCCGGCGGATTTGGAGCTGGTTCCTCTGATGATGACCACCAAACAGGGAAACAGCTGGACGATATCGCATCCGTTTGAACTGCGAAACCCGGACTATGCGGATATTCTCCGGAGGTTCCGTGACGGTACGGAAGAACAGGTTCTGGCCTATCGGGTGACGGGGACCCTCCGCTCAGCTTTTCCGGATGGGCCTCCGAAGGAAGACAATCAAGAGAAAAATGGAGAAGAAGAAAAGCAGGAATCTGCGTCTGAAGAAACCAAGCCGGCTTCAGAGCATCTGTCCGAAGCCCGTCAGCCGACGGCGGTTGTCGTGGTGGCCGACGTGGACTTTCTCAGTGATGTGCTGGCTTATCAGGAGACGATTTTCGGGCTGGCCGTCGTGGGGAATAATGCGGCGTTTGTGCTGAATGCTTTGGAAGAGCTGTCCGGTTCTACGGATTTAATTCGGCTGCGTTCACGCGGCGGCTATAAGCGTCCCTTTACACGGGTCGACCGGATTGAACGGGCCGCTGAGGAAAAGACAGCGGAGGAAGAGGCCCGGATTATGGCGGAAATCAAGGGGTTTGAGACCCAGCTGAATGAAAAACTGCGGGCGCTTGAATCCAAAGAACGGGAGCTGATTAATAAAACCATTCTCGAAGAGAAGAAGGAAATCGAACTGAAACTGCATCAGGCGGAAATGCGGCTGCGCGACGTCAAGATGAAAAAGGTGGCCGATAAGGAAGCCCTCAAAAACCGCATCCGGAATTTCTGCACGCTGCCTGGTCCGCTGGCGGTGCTGACGGCGGCGGTGGTGCTGGCGGTTTATCGGTCCCTGAAGCGCAGATATTCCATTCAGCATATGAGAGAACCCTAA
- a CDS encoding ABC transporter permease, with protein sequence MNGFWAVFKRELKGYFSTPVAYVFLVVFLFFAGYLPFREGFFEVRQADLNLFFKMLPLLFVFMVPSTAMRLWAEERRTGSIELLLTLPITVPQAVLGKFFAAWTFLAIALLLTFPMPAAVFYLGEPDPGLIAAGYLGAFLMAGGFLAVGAFFSALTKNQVISFILSVAACGILVYAGMPSTLEYLSGTLPAPLLSLIESLSFQIRFDAIQRGIISVKDVAYFVILIAAWVYASMYVLEERKAN encoded by the coding sequence ATGAACGGCTTTTGGGCAGTCTTCAAACGAGAATTAAAAGGATACTTTTCCACTCCCGTTGCATACGTCTTTCTGGTGGTGTTTCTGTTTTTTGCGGGGTATCTTCCGTTTCGGGAAGGTTTTTTTGAAGTGCGGCAGGCGGATTTAAATCTCTTTTTCAAGATGCTTCCGCTGCTGTTTGTTTTCATGGTTCCTTCGACGGCGATGCGGCTGTGGGCGGAGGAGCGTCGGACCGGTTCGATTGAGCTGCTTCTGACCCTGCCGATTACGGTTCCGCAGGCGGTTTTGGGCAAGTTTTTTGCCGCATGGACTTTCCTGGCGATTGCCCTGCTGCTGACATTTCCGATGCCCGCGGCGGTCTTTTATCTGGGGGAGCCGGACCCGGGTCTGATTGCCGCCGGGTATCTGGGGGCCTTTTTGATGGCCGGCGGGTTTTTGGCCGTCGGGGCGTTTTTTTCCGCGCTTACCAAGAACCAGGTCATCAGCTTTATCCTGTCCGTGGCGGCCTGCGGAATTCTTGTCTATGCCGGCATGCCTTCCACGCTCGAGTATCTGTCGGGAACCCTGCCGGCGCCGCTGCTTTCTTTGATTGAATCCCTCAGTTTTCAAATCCGGTTTGATGCCATCCAGCGGGGCATTATTTCCGTGAAGGATGTCGCGTACTTTGTGATTCTGATTGCGGCCTGGGTGTATGCCTCGATGTATGTTCTGGAAGAAAGGAAGGCGAACTGA
- a CDS encoding ATP-binding cassette domain-containing protein: MIEVQQLTRRFGPIVAVDGISFQVQKGDILGFLGPNGAGKSTAMKMLACFLPPDSGTAKVCGYDIVQQPLQVRRSIGYLAENAPAYPEMTVAGFLNFVCDARGLKGAARREALDRIVPLCSIGTVYHQTIDTLSKGYKRRVGLAQALIHNPPVLILDEPTDGLDPNQKHEVRDLILKMAKEKAIIISTHILEEVEQICTRAIIIARGRILADSTPQKLQADYHGTLEEVFRKITLGKKTA; this comes from the coding sequence ATGATTGAGGTTCAGCAATTGACCCGCAGATTCGGACCGATTGTAGCAGTGGACGGTATTTCATTTCAGGTTCAGAAAGGGGATATTCTCGGCTTTTTGGGCCCCAACGGCGCGGGCAAGAGCACGGCGATGAAAATGCTGGCCTGTTTTCTGCCGCCCGACAGCGGTACGGCCAAAGTCTGCGGATATGATATTGTCCAGCAGCCTCTGCAGGTGCGCCGTTCGATAGGATATCTGGCGGAAAATGCGCCGGCCTATCCGGAAATGACGGTAGCGGGCTTTCTGAATTTTGTCTGTGATGCACGGGGGCTCAAAGGAGCAGCCCGCCGGGAGGCCCTCGACCGAATTGTCCCGCTGTGTTCCATCGGCACGGTTTATCATCAGACCATTGATACGCTCTCCAAAGGATACAAGCGGCGCGTCGGCCTGGCGCAGGCCCTGATTCACAATCCCCCTGTGTTAATCCTGGATGAACCCACGGACGGTCTGGACCCCAATCAGAAACATGAGGTGCGCGACCTGATTTTAAAAATGGCCAAAGAGAAGGCCATCATCATTTCAACCCATATTTTGGAAGAAGTCGAGCAAATCTGCACGCGGGCAATTATTATCGCACGCGGACGGATTCTGGCCGATTCAACTCCGCAGAAACTTCAGGCGGATTATCACGGAACGCTGGAAGAAGTCTTCCGGAAGATTACACTGGGCAAAAAGACGGCTTAA